The Streptomyces nitrosporeus genome includes a window with the following:
- a CDS encoding glycosyltransferase family 4 protein, whose amino-acid sequence MKIGIVCPYSWDVPGGVQFHIRDLAEHLIRLGHEVSVLAPADDETPLPPYVVSAGRAVPVRYNGSVARLNFGFLSAARVRRWLHDGTFDVVHIHEPTSPSLGLLTCWAAQGPIVATFHTSNPRSRAMIAAYPILQPALEKISARIAVSEYARRTLVEHLGGDAVVIPNGVDVDFFARAEPKAEWQGSTLGFIGRIDEPRKGLPVLMRALPAILTARPDARLLVAGRGDEEEAVATLPAPMRERVEFLGMVSDEDKARLLRSVDVYVAPNTGGESFGIILVEALSAGAPVLASDLDAFAQVLDHGTAGDLFANEDADALAAAAIRLLDDPARRDGLRERGSAHVRRFDWTTVGADILAVYETVTDGAAAVDTDERPGLRGRFGLARD is encoded by the coding sequence GTGAAGATCGGCATCGTCTGCCCGTACTCCTGGGACGTACCCGGCGGAGTGCAGTTCCACATCCGGGACCTGGCCGAACACCTGATCCGGCTCGGACACGAGGTGTCGGTGCTGGCGCCGGCCGACGACGAGACCCCGCTGCCGCCGTACGTCGTGTCCGCGGGCCGCGCCGTCCCCGTCCGGTACAACGGCTCGGTCGCCCGGCTGAACTTCGGCTTCCTGTCCGCCGCCCGGGTGCGGCGCTGGCTGCACGACGGCACCTTCGACGTCGTCCACATCCACGAGCCGACCTCGCCGTCCCTGGGACTGCTCACCTGCTGGGCGGCGCAGGGCCCCATCGTCGCCACCTTCCACACCTCCAACCCGCGCTCCCGGGCGATGATCGCCGCGTACCCGATCCTCCAGCCGGCGCTGGAGAAGATCAGCGCCCGGATCGCGGTCAGCGAGTACGCCCGCCGCACCCTGGTCGAACACCTGGGCGGCGACGCCGTGGTCATCCCCAACGGCGTCGACGTGGACTTCTTCGCCCGGGCCGAGCCCAAGGCCGAGTGGCAGGGCTCCACCCTCGGCTTCATCGGACGCATCGACGAACCCCGCAAGGGGCTGCCCGTCCTGATGAGGGCGCTCCCCGCGATCCTCACCGCACGCCCGGACGCCCGGCTGCTGGTGGCCGGCCGCGGTGACGAGGAGGAGGCGGTCGCCACGCTGCCCGCACCGATGCGTGAGCGCGTCGAGTTCCTCGGCATGGTCAGCGACGAGGACAAGGCCCGGCTGCTGCGCAGCGTCGACGTGTACGTCGCCCCCAACACCGGCGGCGAGAGCTTCGGCATCATCCTGGTCGAGGCCCTGTCGGCGGGCGCCCCCGTGCTCGCCAGCGACCTCGACGCCTTCGCCCAGGTCCTGGACCACGGCACGGCGGGGGACCTCTTCGCCAACGAGGACGCCGACGCACTGGCCGCGGCGGCGATCCGGCTCCTGGACGACCCGGCGCGCAGGGACGGGCTGCGGGAGCGGGGCAGCGCGCACGTCCGCCGGTTCGACTGGACGACGGTCGGCGCGGACATCCTCGCGGTGTACGAGACGGTGACCGACGGGGCCGCGGCGGTGGACACCGACGAACGCCCGGGGCTGCGCGGCCGGTTCGGCCTGGCCAGGGACTGA
- a CDS encoding HIT family protein, producing MLAGMTSEPEQQIGVGTPDAFQRLWTPHRMAYIQGENKPSGPLAGDGCPFCVIPSKSDEDGLVVARGEKVYAVLNLYPYNGGHLMVVPYRHVADYTGLDGPETVELADFTKRAMTALRAASGAHGFNIGMNQGESAGAGIAAHLHQHVVPRWGGDTNFMPVVGHTKVLPQLLGDTRTMLAAAWPAGPLTV from the coding sequence ATGCTGGCGGGCATGACGAGCGAGCCGGAACAGCAGATCGGAGTGGGGACGCCCGACGCCTTCCAGCGCCTGTGGACCCCCCACCGGATGGCCTACATCCAGGGCGAGAACAAGCCGAGCGGGCCGCTGGCCGGGGACGGCTGTCCGTTCTGCGTGATCCCCTCGAAGTCCGACGAGGACGGACTCGTCGTCGCGCGGGGCGAGAAGGTCTACGCCGTGCTGAACCTGTACCCGTACAACGGCGGGCACCTGATGGTCGTGCCCTACCGCCATGTCGCCGACTACACCGGGCTGGACGGGCCGGAGACGGTGGAACTGGCCGACTTCACCAAGCGGGCGATGACCGCGCTGCGGGCGGCGTCCGGGGCGCACGGATTCAACATCGGCATGAACCAGGGCGAGTCCGCCGGCGCGGGCATCGCCGCCCACCTGCACCAGCACGTGGTGCCGCGCTGGGGCGGGGACACCAACTTCATGCCGGTGGTCGGGCACACGAAGGTGCTGCCGCAGCTGCTCGGGGACACCCGGACGATGCTGGCCGCCGCATGGCCGGCCGGACCGCTGACGGTCTGA
- a CDS encoding phosphatidylinositol mannoside acyltransferase, giving the protein MSGDGPGVRDRLTDGLYGLGWSAVKTLPEPAARALFRTLADQVWKRRGTAVLRLESNLARVVPDADAARLAELSKAGMRSYMRYWMESFRLPTWDPRRIRESIDVQDAHRLTGGLDAGKGVILALPHLGNWDLAGAWVTTGLKVPFTTVAERLKPESLYDRFVAYRQGLGMEVLPHNGGTALGTLARRLRSGGLVCLVADRDLSASGVEVDFFGDTARMPAGPALLAQQTGALLLPVTLWYDGTPVMGARVHPPVPVPETGTRAEKTSSMTQALADAFATGIAEHPEDWHMLQRLWLADLEPRPGGAPHAGPRGAGPEPRGEAP; this is encoded by the coding sequence GTGAGCGGCGACGGCCCCGGGGTCCGGGACAGGCTGACCGACGGGCTCTACGGACTGGGCTGGAGCGCCGTCAAGACGCTCCCCGAGCCGGCCGCCCGCGCCCTCTTCAGGACCCTGGCCGACCAGGTGTGGAAGCGGCGCGGCACCGCCGTGCTGCGACTGGAGTCCAACCTGGCGCGGGTGGTGCCGGACGCGGACGCCGCCCGGCTCGCCGAGCTGTCGAAGGCCGGCATGCGCTCGTACATGCGCTACTGGATGGAATCGTTCCGGCTGCCCACCTGGGACCCGCGACGGATCAGGGAGTCGATCGACGTCCAGGACGCCCACCGGCTCACCGGGGGGCTCGACGCCGGCAAGGGCGTCATCCTGGCGCTGCCGCACCTGGGGAACTGGGACCTGGCGGGAGCCTGGGTCACCACCGGCCTGAAGGTGCCCTTCACCACGGTCGCCGAACGGCTGAAGCCGGAGAGCCTGTACGACCGGTTCGTGGCCTACCGGCAGGGACTCGGCATGGAGGTCCTCCCGCACAACGGGGGAACGGCCCTCGGCACGCTCGCCCGGCGGCTGCGCTCGGGCGGGCTGGTCTGCCTGGTCGCCGACCGGGACCTGTCGGCCTCCGGCGTCGAGGTGGACTTCTTCGGCGACACCGCGCGGATGCCCGCCGGGCCGGCCCTGCTCGCCCAGCAGACCGGCGCGCTGCTGCTGCCCGTCACCCTCTGGTACGACGGGACACCCGTCATGGGAGCCCGGGTCCACCCGCCGGTCCCCGTACCGGAGACGGGCACCCGGGCCGAGAAGACGTCCTCCATGACACAGGCGCTGGCCGACGCCTTCGCCACCGGGATCGCCGAGCACCCGGAGGACTGGCACATGCTGCAACGGCTCTGGCTCGCCGACCTGGAACCGCGCCCCGGCGGGGCGCCGCACGCCGGGCCGCGGGGCGCCGGTCCGGAACCGCGAGGGGAAGCGCCGTGA
- the pgsA gene encoding phosphatidylinositol phosphate synthase, whose translation MLNKYARAFFTRVLTPFAALLLRLGVSPDAVTLVGTAGVMAGALVFFPMGEFFWGTIVITVFVFSDLVDGNMARQAGISSRWGAFLDSTLDRVADGAIFGGFALWYAGGGDNDVMCAVSIFCLASGQVVSYTKARGESIGLPVAVNGLVERAERLVISLVAAGLAGLHAFGVPGIQVLLPVALWIVAVGSLVTLVQRVVTVRRESAEADAAAAAAGGAEQGSGAER comes from the coding sequence ATGCTGAACAAGTACGCGCGTGCATTCTTTACGCGTGTCCTCACACCGTTCGCCGCTCTGCTGCTCCGGCTCGGGGTCAGTCCCGACGCGGTCACCCTCGTCGGCACGGCCGGGGTGATGGCAGGTGCGCTGGTCTTCTTCCCGATGGGGGAGTTCTTCTGGGGCACGATCGTCATCACGGTCTTCGTCTTCTCCGACCTGGTCGACGGGAACATGGCCCGGCAGGCCGGGATCTCCAGCCGGTGGGGCGCGTTCCTGGACTCCACGCTGGACCGCGTCGCCGACGGGGCGATCTTCGGCGGCTTCGCGCTCTGGTACGCGGGCGGCGGTGACAACGACGTGATGTGCGCGGTGTCGATCTTCTGCCTGGCCAGCGGCCAGGTCGTCTCGTACACCAAGGCGCGCGGCGAGTCGATCGGGCTGCCCGTCGCGGTGAACGGGCTGGTGGAGCGCGCCGAGCGGCTGGTCATCTCGCTGGTCGCCGCCGGCCTCGCCGGGCTGCACGCCTTCGGGGTGCCGGGCATCCAGGTCCTGCTGCCCGTCGCCCTGTGGATCGTGGCCGTGGGCAGCCTGGTCACGCTGGTCCAGCGGGTGGTGACCGTACGCCGGGAATCGGCCGAGGCCGACGCCGCGGCGGCCGCCGCCGGCGGCGCGGAGCAGGGGAGCGGGGCCGAGCGGTGA